In the Enterococcus saigonensis genome, one interval contains:
- a CDS encoding phospho-sugar mutase codes for MKWQEKLQEWQNFVALDLDLQNELEQVSKQSDLEDRFYRYLEFGTGGMRGELGAGTNRINNYTIKRIALGLARYIKENGPNACQSGVVISYDNRHKSAEFAEWTARILASCGIKVFLSDMLRPTPELSYLVRHYRAFAGVMITASHNPKQYNGFKVYGSDGGQITLKTAKRLMDILENITNELQITAKSRSYFEKNEMITVFSEDADQGYIEELKNVIQNKQLVSKEGKNLAIIYTPLHGTGKVLIKKAFATFGFDNLRLVLAQQEPDPDFSTVVSPNPEDSAAFTLALQEAKQNAADILIATDPDADRLGVVVFQNSQPVYLNGNQIGVLLLDYLMQQKSPTDLANYFLAKTIVTSDLGTKMAEKHGLQVRNTLTGFKFIGEQIELSEQKRDKKFLFGYEESFGYLISPFVRDKDAIQAATLLAEVALVLKLAGYSLIDRLEEIYQTYGYFVEDLETKVFLGKDGITKMAQLVENLRQKEVTQLAGESIVYKEDYGLGMQTNLVTHEVVELTLPQSNVIKLILADESWVCVRPSGTEPKFKIYYSVNAPSKQAADEKMQALKNDFNKMLTELSED; via the coding sequence ATGAAGTGGCAAGAAAAATTACAAGAGTGGCAAAATTTTGTTGCTTTAGATTTAGACTTACAAAATGAATTAGAACAAGTGAGTAAACAATCGGACTTAGAGGATCGTTTTTACCGCTATTTGGAATTTGGTACAGGGGGAATGCGTGGAGAACTAGGGGCAGGAACCAATCGCATTAATAATTATACGATTAAACGTATTGCGTTAGGCTTGGCACGCTATATTAAAGAAAATGGTCCGAACGCTTGCCAAAGTGGTGTAGTAATTTCTTATGATAATCGCCATAAATCAGCAGAATTTGCTGAATGGACTGCTCGTATCTTAGCATCTTGCGGCATTAAAGTTTTTTTATCTGACATGTTGCGTCCAACACCTGAACTTTCTTATCTTGTTCGTCATTATCGTGCTTTTGCAGGTGTTATGATAACAGCTAGTCATAATCCTAAGCAATATAATGGTTTCAAAGTGTATGGTTCAGATGGTGGACAAATTACTTTGAAAACAGCAAAACGTTTAATGGACATATTAGAAAATATTACCAATGAACTTCAAATCACTGCAAAATCTCGTAGCTATTTTGAAAAAAATGAGATGATTACCGTATTTTCTGAAGACGCTGATCAGGGGTATATCGAAGAATTAAAAAACGTAATACAAAACAAACAGTTGGTTTCAAAAGAAGGGAAAAATCTTGCAATCATTTATACACCGTTGCATGGTACAGGAAAAGTTTTAATCAAAAAAGCTTTTGCAACTTTTGGTTTTGATAATTTAAGACTTGTTTTAGCACAACAAGAACCAGATCCGGATTTTTCAACTGTTGTTTCTCCTAACCCGGAAGATTCAGCTGCCTTTACTTTGGCTTTACAAGAAGCAAAGCAAAACGCAGCGGATATATTAATTGCTACGGACCCAGATGCCGATCGTTTAGGAGTAGTTGTATTCCAAAACTCACAGCCCGTATATCTAAATGGTAATCAAATTGGTGTTTTACTCTTGGATTACTTGATGCAACAAAAATCGCCGACAGATCTTGCAAACTATTTTTTGGCAAAGACAATTGTTACCTCGGATTTAGGTACAAAAATGGCAGAAAAACATGGTTTACAAGTACGTAATACTTTAACGGGTTTTAAATTTATCGGTGAACAAATCGAGTTATCAGAACAAAAACGGGACAAAAAATTTCTCTTTGGTTATGAAGAGAGTTTTGGCTACCTGATTTCACCTTTCGTCCGAGATAAAGATGCAATTCAAGCAGCCACGTTATTGGCAGAAGTAGCCCTTGTATTGAAGTTAGCTGGGTATAGTCTGATTGATCGGCTTGAAGAAATTTATCAAACATATGGCTATTTTGTTGAAGATTTAGAAACAAAAGTTTTTTTAGGTAAAGATGGCATTACAAAAATGGCACAACTAGTCGAAAACTTACGTCAAAAAGAGGTTACGCAGTTAGCTGGCGAGTCTATTGTATATAAAGAAGATTATGGTCTAGGGATGCAAACAAATCTGGTGACACATGAAGTAGTAGAGCTTACTCTACCACAATCTAATGTTATCAAATTGATTTTAGCAGATGAATCTTGGGTCTGTGTAAGACCGTCTGGCACGGAACCCAAATTTAAAATTTACTATTCCGTAAATGCTCCTTCAAAGCAAGCAGCAGATGAAAAAATGCAAGCTTTAAAAAATGATTTTAATAAAATGCTGACAGAGCTATCAGAAGATTAG